A genomic region of Carassius carassius chromosome 27, fCarCar2.1, whole genome shotgun sequence contains the following coding sequences:
- the LOC132107189 gene encoding cytochrome c oxidase subunit 7A2, mitochondrial isoform X1, with translation MLLRFSSLCLVTSVTHTSVMFRHFLTLQQVSRRQISSTVRRQLVNKVPDKQKLFQEANGMPVHLKGGVGDAVLYRATMGLTVLGTAFVIYELVKAALPQKKD, from the exons ATGCTGCTTCGGTTTTCTTCGCTCTGTCTCGTGACTTCAGTCACTCACACTTCAGTCATGTTTCGACACTTTCTG ACTCTGCAGCAGGTTTCCAGACGGCAGATCTCCAGCACCGTCCGCAGACAGCTGGTCAACAAGGTGCCAGACAAACAGAAGCTCTTTCAG gAGGCTAATGGGATGCCAGTTCATCTGAAGGGAGGAGTCGGTGATGCTGTTCTTTACCGTGCAACTATGGGTCTCACAGTGCTAG gaaCTGCATTTGTCATATATGAGCTAGTAAAGGCCGCTCTTCCTCAGAAGAAGGACTGA
- the LOC132107189 gene encoding cytochrome c oxidase subunit 7A2, mitochondrial isoform X2 yields the protein MLLRFSSLCLVTSVTHTSVMFRHFLQVSRRQISSTVRRQLVNKVPDKQKLFQEANGMPVHLKGGVGDAVLYRATMGLTVLGTAFVIYELVKAALPQKKD from the exons ATGCTGCTTCGGTTTTCTTCGCTCTGTCTCGTGACTTCAGTCACTCACACTTCAGTCATGTTTCGACACTTTCTG CAGGTTTCCAGACGGCAGATCTCCAGCACCGTCCGCAGACAGCTGGTCAACAAGGTGCCAGACAAACAGAAGCTCTTTCAG gAGGCTAATGGGATGCCAGTTCATCTGAAGGGAGGAGTCGGTGATGCTGTTCTTTACCGTGCAACTATGGGTCTCACAGTGCTAG gaaCTGCATTTGTCATATATGAGCTAGTAAAGGCCGCTCTTCCTCAGAAGAAGGACTGA